Part of the Ignavibacterium album JCM 16511 genome, TGCAACGGGAAAAGAGTTTGGTTGTGGTGCGCTTGTTTTATCCTCAGGAACATTTCTTAATGGATTAATGCACACGGGGCTTAAAACTGTAAGGGGAGGAAGATTTGGTGAGCAGCCGGCAGTTGGAATTACAGAGTCGCTCGTTAAAATTGGTTTTGAATCAGGTAGATTAAAAACCGGAACGCCACCAAGGTTAAAGAAAGATTCGATTAATTGGGAAATTCTGGAAGAACAACCCGGGGATGAAGATCCAAAACCATTTTCACATTTCACAGATACTGATAACTTCCCGTTTTTACCCCAATTGAGCTGCTTTATTACTTATACAGATCAATCGGTTCACAAGACTCTTGAAAAAGGTTTTGACAAGTCGCCTATGTTTACTGGACTTATAAAGGGTGTGGGACCGCGATACTGTCCATCAATAGAGGATAAAATAGTTAGATTTGCCGATAAAGAAAGGCACCAATTGTTCTTAGAACCTGAAGGACTTGATTCAGATTTAATTTATTTGAATGGTTTTTCAACCTCGCTTCCTGAAGAAATTCAATTAGAAGCATTGCATAAAATTCGTGGTTTAGAAGAAGTTGAAATGGTTCGTCCTGGCTACGCTGTAGAGTATGACTTTTTTCCGCCGCATCAGGTTGATCTGACACTAGAAACAAAATTAATTGAAGGGCTCTATTTTGCCGGACAAATTAATGGAACATCAGGATATGAGGAAGCAGCGGCTCAGGGAATCGTTGCAGGAATAAATGCAGCATTAAAAATTCAAAAAAGACCCGAGTTTGTTTTGAAGAGAAGCGAAGCTTATATCGGTGTGTTGATAGACGATCTTGTCAGTAAATCTACAGATGAACCTTACAGAATGTTTACTTCCAGAGCAGAGCACAGACTTTTACTCAGACCTGATAATGCTGATCGAAGATTATTCAAATATGGATATGAGTTTGGATTAATTCCGAAAGAAGATTATGAGGAGTATAAGAAAAGGGAAGTTTTAATTCAGTCAGGTATAGAATTTTGTTCGAACAATAAAATTAGTTTTAAAGCAATAAACGAATTTCTGTCTGAAAAGGGCTCATCATTGGTAGATTCCTCAGAAACCATTTCGAAGATTTGTAAAAGACCGGAAATAAAACTGAAAGAAATTTTAGCATCCGATGGATTTAGTTCTGAGATTGTAAAAAATCTACTAAATGACGAACAAGCTTTAGAACAAGTCGAAATAGAACTTAAATATGAAGGCTATATAAAAAGACAATTTGAAACCATCGAAAAACTTGAAAGATACGAAGATGTTAAAATTCCTTTAACATTAAACTATTTTGATTTAAAACAACTTTCGACTGAAGGAAGAGAAAAACT contains:
- the mnmG gene encoding tRNA uridine-5-carboxymethylaminomethyl(34) synthesis enzyme MnmG, whose protein sequence is MIKKYDIIVVGGGHAGIEAASAGARMGCSVGLFTMDKNALGRMSCNPAIGGTAKGHLVREIDALGGEMGKIADRSGIQFRMLNKSKGPAVWSPRSQNDRKLYSFEASNIVASIENLELVEESVVEVVVEGKKVVGVRTATGKEFGCGALVLSSGTFLNGLMHTGLKTVRGGRFGEQPAVGITESLVKIGFESGRLKTGTPPRLKKDSINWEILEEQPGDEDPKPFSHFTDTDNFPFLPQLSCFITYTDQSVHKTLEKGFDKSPMFTGLIKGVGPRYCPSIEDKIVRFADKERHQLFLEPEGLDSDLIYLNGFSTSLPEEIQLEALHKIRGLEEVEMVRPGYAVEYDFFPPHQVDLTLETKLIEGLYFAGQINGTSGYEEAAAQGIVAGINAALKIQKRPEFVLKRSEAYIGVLIDDLVSKSTDEPYRMFTSRAEHRLLLRPDNADRRLFKYGYEFGLIPKEDYEEYKKREVLIQSGIEFCSNNKISFKAINEFLSEKGSSLVDSSETISKICKRPEIKLKEILASDGFSSEIVKNLLNDEQALEQVEIELKYEGYIKRQFETIEKLERYEDVKIPLTLNYFDLKQLSTEGREKLARFRPRSIGQASRISGVTPSDISVLLIYLKS